One Bacteroidota bacterium DNA window includes the following coding sequences:
- a CDS encoding T9SS type A sorting domain-containing protein, with amino-acid sequence MDYALRIDSFEVSGNDTVWFPSRVHAPDVTWNDSCWIFQPIPGAFGESIRQKPNGDYDILYPHGDTAHWKMNATAPWRLLNNTTGGIPARIDAIPLGKSLGTTPLGTVDSLYTLELRYYYTNGALCCSTLCQISKTEGLTSIPFVPESYPFQGVVDYTWDTTVNLVSISNPAIGLQNIPRGRFFSMQVGDTLQIEEYFYDDGAETQFWTWRQDIYLDRWQSTLGDTIFFHIDRSEFFQTWGLPTPPPNRRLLYDTIPINSTLYQRLDRDLGEVWPADEDASSWSYQWRKDTTFPDRLMKPLHVQEPFDSLRNCHYKVLVGGSFYDEWRKFYMDGLGGPYYSEYDQGWYQAYRKPIYCHVGAVVEGTPIDFLAATAIEQAVADPVWQIFPNPAQSEIHLDLRAWTDLGQLEVKVLALNGQVMQHASVEAGMINRLSVAELPRGIYFLQFETANGTQVKKVVVQ; translated from the coding sequence ATGGATTATGCCCTCAGAATCGATTCGTTTGAAGTTTCCGGGAATGATACCGTTTGGTTCCCTAGCCGTGTGCACGCGCCGGATGTCACTTGGAACGATTCCTGCTGGATTTTTCAACCGATTCCGGGCGCCTTTGGTGAAAGCATTCGGCAAAAGCCCAATGGTGATTACGACATCTTGTATCCACATGGAGACACGGCACATTGGAAAATGAATGCGACTGCTCCTTGGCGCCTGCTGAACAACACCACGGGCGGCATCCCTGCAAGAATCGATGCCATCCCATTGGGGAAATCTTTGGGAACCACGCCTTTGGGAACGGTCGACAGCCTATACACGTTGGAGCTCAGGTATTACTACACCAATGGTGCCTTGTGCTGCTCGACACTGTGCCAAATCAGCAAAACCGAGGGCTTGACAAGTATTCCCTTTGTTCCTGAAAGCTATCCCTTTCAAGGAGTGGTGGACTATACCTGGGACACTACCGTGAATCTGGTGAGCATCTCCAATCCGGCGATCGGCCTTCAAAATATCCCTCGGGGGCGCTTCTTTTCCATGCAGGTTGGAGATACCCTACAAATCGAGGAATACTTCTACGACGACGGGGCTGAGACACAATTCTGGACGTGGCGTCAAGATATCTACCTCGACAGGTGGCAATCTACGCTTGGGGACACCATTTTCTTCCATATCGACCGATCCGAATTTTTCCAGACATGGGGGCTGCCAACACCTCCACCGAACCGAAGGCTGCTCTATGACACCATCCCCATCAACAGCACGCTGTACCAACGCCTGGACCGTGACCTTGGCGAAGTCTGGCCCGCTGACGAAGACGCATCGTCCTGGTCTTATCAGTGGCGAAAAGACACCACTTTTCCAGACCGCCTGATGAAGCCATTGCATGTGCAGGAACCATTTGATTCCCTGCGCAATTGCCACTACAAAGTTTTGGTAGGAGGAAGCTTTTATGACGAGTGGCGGAAGTTTTACATGGATGGCCTTGGTGGGCCTTACTATTCAGAATATGACCAAGGGTGGTACCAAGCTTACCGCAAACCGATTTACTGTCACGTAGGAGCTGTGGTGGAAGGGACGCCCATTGACTTCCTGGCAGCCACTGCTATCGAACAAGCGGTAGCAGACCCCGTTTGGCAAATATTTCCCAACCCTGCCCAATCGGAAATCCATCTGGACCTGCGCGCATGGACAGACTTGGGCCAATTGGAAGTCAAGGTTTTAGCGTTGAATGGGCAGGTGATGCAACATGCCTCGGTAGAAGCAGGCATGATCAACCGACTGTCGGTTGCAGAATTGCCCAGGGGAATCTACTTTCTGCAGTTCGAGACGGCCAACGGCACGCAGGTAAAAAAAGTGGTCGTGCAATAG
- a CDS encoding acyltransferase: protein MKTAPSNRIFGLDLLRALAILSVVIGHGLPILGAANTEFPWIPTGDGVDMFFVLSGYLIGGILISEFVVPGKIGFKELGHFLKRRWFRTLPNYYLILGLNVLFAYYGWNMGKLEFFSWKFLPFLQNLAWPFEGFFWESWSLAVEEWFYLSFPVVVLLLSLLTRDAEKRKWLFMGAVMLFLLLPIFLRMLHFTETMDRYRWDTGVRKVVIHRLDSIAYGLAVVCLARFAPAFWRKARWPLFVAGFALFIFLVNYHQPVTSHYAQIWVFSLNSVAYALWLPLLAQIRSAPAWLARPIRHISLISYSMYLVHLGLVSEVFQKWALPTTASSAWWTYLAYFSIVIAVSTVLYYLWERPTMNLRDKF from the coding sequence TTGAAAACTGCTCCTTCCAATAGGATATTCGGGCTTGACCTCTTGCGCGCGCTGGCAATTTTGAGCGTGGTGATTGGTCATGGCCTTCCCATTCTCGGCGCCGCCAACACCGAATTTCCTTGGATCCCCACCGGCGACGGCGTGGACATGTTTTTTGTGCTTTCCGGCTATTTGATCGGCGGAATTCTGATTTCCGAATTTGTTGTTCCGGGAAAAATCGGCTTCAAGGAATTGGGGCATTTCCTCAAGCGCCGCTGGTTTCGCACCCTTCCCAATTATTACCTCATCCTCGGTCTCAACGTGTTGTTTGCCTATTACGGTTGGAACATGGGCAAACTGGAATTTTTCTCTTGGAAATTCCTGCCCTTTCTTCAAAACCTGGCTTGGCCCTTCGAAGGGTTTTTCTGGGAATCGTGGAGCTTGGCGGTCGAGGAATGGTTTTATTTGAGTTTTCCGGTGGTGGTGCTGTTGCTATCCCTGTTGACGCGAGATGCGGAAAAGCGCAAATGGCTGTTTATGGGCGCTGTGATGCTGTTTTTGCTGCTGCCGATCTTCCTGCGGATGCTGCATTTCACCGAAACCATGGACCGCTACCGTTGGGATACCGGCGTACGCAAGGTGGTGATTCATCGACTGGACAGCATCGCTTACGGCTTGGCCGTGGTCTGTTTGGCCCGATTTGCGCCCGCTTTCTGGCGGAAGGCACGCTGGCCACTGTTTGTCGCTGGATTTGCTTTGTTCATTTTCTTGGTGAATTACCATCAGCCCGTGACGAGCCATTATGCCCAAATTTGGGTTTTCAGCTTGAATTCGGTGGCGTATGCTTTGTGGTTGCCGCTTCTGGCTCAAATTCGGTCAGCACCCGCGTGGTTGGCGCGGCCCATTCGACACATCAGCCTCATTTCCTACAGCATGTACCTCGTCCATTTGGGACTGGTTTCCGAGGTATTTCAAAAATGGGCCTTGCCGACGACCGCAAGCTCGGCTTGGTGGACTTACCTCGCCTATTTTAGTATTGTGATCGCCGTTTCGACCGTTTTATACTACCTCTGGGAGCGCCCGACGATGAACTTGCGGGATAAATTCTAG
- a CDS encoding methylglyoxal synthase: protein MEPQEKVPFTIAIIAHDGKKAEMVAFIRDHAELLHRNHIFLVATGTTGMHVERAGFVVEKLASGPFGGDAQIASRIVEGRIQMVIFFRDPLGKHPHEVDVNMLMRICDVHDVPLATNPATAACLFKSLASKED, encoded by the coding sequence ATGGAACCTCAGGAAAAAGTCCCTTTCACGATCGCGATCATTGCCCACGACGGCAAAAAAGCCGAAATGGTAGCCTTCATCCGCGACCACGCCGAATTGCTGCACCGCAACCACATCTTCCTGGTTGCAACGGGAACAACCGGCATGCACGTCGAGCGGGCGGGTTTTGTCGTGGAAAAATTGGCAAGTGGCCCCTTTGGTGGCGACGCCCAAATTGCCAGTCGCATCGTCGAAGGGCGTATCCAAATGGTGATTTTCTTCCGGGACCCCCTCGGCAAACACCCGCACGAGGTGGACGTGAACATGCTCATGCGCATCTGCGACGTACATGATGTCCCGCTCGCGACCAATCCCGCCACGGCAGCTTGTTTGTTCAAAAGCTTAGCCTCGAAGGAGGATTGA
- a CDS encoding cytochrome P450: MESIATPIPKSKGHWLIGDMRALVANPLNYIIAQRPKFGDMFQADTLMHKVVFAAHPDVAKHLLLDNHKNYYKSFDYEILKLVLGEGLIGSDGEFWRKQRRLAQPAFHKKRIEGMFTAMLEESEKMVARWESYKGSGKSLELNTEMTAVTVNIVAKTLFGTHVDTSMEAIGKSIALLNGYISARINNPLMPPPWVPTARNLQFKRDRKTLDDIIYKIIADRRQHPGEHDDLLAMLMSATDEEGGEGMTDLQLRDEILTLFLAGHETSATSLTWMLILLSQNPEALARAKKEATNVLGQGRMQMEDLGKLSYIRRVIDEGLRLYPPAWIVGRKALEDDVIHGFAVPKGYNVIVSTYLIHRHPDFWENPDKFDPDRFLPERVNPEQHKYAYFPFGGGPRMCIGNSFALMEMTILLALILQKFDPRAGKQTWEMNPMVTLRIKGDVPFFV, encoded by the coding sequence ATGGAAAGTATTGCCACACCGATCCCCAAAAGCAAGGGCCATTGGCTCATCGGCGACATGCGCGCCTTGGTCGCCAATCCGTTGAATTACATCATCGCCCAGCGGCCGAAGTTTGGCGACATGTTCCAAGCCGATACCTTGATGCACAAGGTCGTTTTTGCCGCGCATCCCGATGTCGCCAAGCACCTGCTGCTCGACAACCACAAAAACTACTACAAAAGCTTTGACTACGAAATCCTGAAGCTCGTCCTGGGCGAAGGTTTGATCGGCTCCGACGGCGAATTTTGGCGCAAGCAACGACGGTTGGCACAGCCGGCGTTCCACAAAAAGCGCATCGAAGGGATGTTCACCGCCATGCTTGAGGAAAGCGAGAAGATGGTCGCACGGTGGGAAAGCTACAAAGGCAGCGGCAAGTCCTTGGAATTGAACACCGAAATGACAGCTGTCACGGTGAACATCGTGGCAAAAACACTGTTCGGGACGCATGTGGACACGTCGATGGAAGCGATCGGCAAAAGCATCGCCCTGCTCAATGGCTACATTTCGGCCCGCATCAACAATCCGCTGATGCCACCGCCTTGGGTGCCGACGGCGCGTAACCTGCAATTCAAGCGTGACCGCAAGACGCTCGACGACATCATTTACAAAATCATCGCCGACCGACGCCAACATCCCGGTGAGCACGACGATTTGCTCGCGATGCTCATGAGTGCCACCGATGAGGAAGGCGGGGAAGGTATGACCGACTTGCAATTGCGCGACGAAATTTTGACGCTGTTTCTTGCTGGACATGAAACTTCTGCCACATCGCTCACATGGATGTTGATCCTGCTGTCTCAAAATCCAGAGGCCTTGGCGCGGGCCAAAAAGGAAGCGACCAACGTGTTGGGACAAGGCCGTATGCAAATGGAGGATCTGGGTAAACTCTCCTACATCCGCCGCGTGATTGACGAGGGACTCCGGCTTTATCCACCCGCTTGGATTGTCGGACGCAAGGCTTTGGAAGACGATGTCATCCACGGATTTGCCGTTCCCAAGGGCTACAATGTCATTGTATCGACCTACCTCATTCACCGTCATCCTGACTTCTGGGAAAATCCCGACAAGTTTGACCCTGACCGGTTCCTGCCCGAACGCGTCAATCCCGAGCAACACAAGTATGCCTATTTCCCATTTGGCGGCGGACCGAGGATGTGCATCGGAAACAGCTTCGCCTTGATGGAAATGACCATTTTACTGGCCTTGATCCTGCAAAAATTCGACCCGCGCGCCGGCAAACAAACCTGGGAAATGAACCCAATGGTTACGTTGCGCATCAAGGGAGATGTGCCGTTTTTCGTCTGA
- a CDS encoding metalloregulator ArsR/SmtB family transcription factor translates to MVRRDVFQAIADPTRREIIRLVSRQPLNLNAVADQFDVSRPAISKHIKILTECGLVKIKIKGREHFCEAQLEKLSEVNDWVAQYKQFWEQKMDALEAYLQEIQELKKSEEGHESK, encoded by the coding sequence ATGGTCAGAAGAGATGTCTTCCAGGCAATTGCCGATCCGACGCGCCGAGAGATCATTCGTTTGGTTTCGCGACAGCCTTTGAATCTGAATGCCGTTGCTGACCAATTTGACGTGAGTCGACCGGCGATTTCCAAACACATCAAGATTCTCACGGAATGCGGTTTGGTCAAGATCAAAATCAAAGGCCGCGAACACTTTTGCGAGGCACAACTGGAAAAACTCAGCGAAGTCAATGACTGGGTGGCCCAATACAAGCAATTCTGGGAACAAAAAATGGACGCTCTGGAGGCTTATCTCCAAGAAATACAGGAACTCAAAAAATCAGAAGAAGGACATGAATCAAAATGA
- a CDS encoding SRPBCC domain-containing protein translates to MNQNESGETARQQFVFERVLNAPRELVFAAYTQPEHLQHWWGPKDMPINVYHFDMRPGGSFRYGMKTPDGGESFGKLVYREIIAPEKLSFVTSFTDADGNPTRHPLAANWPLEVLAEMTFTEEAGKTRIVSINTPLNANEEEHTLFESAFGGMTQGNNGMYDNFAAYLETLQNKA, encoded by the coding sequence ATGAATCAAAATGAAAGCGGCGAAACTGCAAGGCAGCAATTCGTCTTCGAACGCGTACTGAACGCACCCCGTGAACTGGTATTTGCGGCCTATACACAACCGGAGCATCTCCAACATTGGTGGGGCCCCAAAGACATGCCGATCAACGTTTACCACTTTGATATGCGTCCGGGAGGCAGTTTTCGATACGGAATGAAAACACCCGACGGTGGTGAATCCTTTGGGAAGTTGGTCTATCGCGAAATCATCGCACCCGAAAAATTGTCTTTCGTGACCTCTTTCACAGATGCAGATGGCAATCCCACGCGGCATCCCTTGGCCGCCAATTGGCCGTTGGAGGTTTTGGCGGAGATGACCTTCACCGAAGAGGCTGGAAAAACGCGTATCGTTAGCATCAATACGCCGCTCAATGCCAACGAAGAGGAACATACGCTGTTTGAAAGTGCATTCGGCGGAATGACCCAAGGCAATAACGGCATGTATGACAACTTTGCAGCCTATTTGGAGACCCTTCAAAACAAGGCATAA
- a CDS encoding SRPBCC domain-containing protein: MGNQNAITLDVQEQAFTLTRMLDAPVAMVYKAWTDAEQFSRWWGPHTFTNPQCEIDLKVGGKFLVVMTSPEGEANPFRGEFLEIVPNEKIVLRMFTDDHTQAWHQIVNAARGVAPDAKPANLVTTIRFEAENGKTKLTVTQSFDNNVDRDAFLQLGSVIGWGQSFAKMESLLATLATEREFIHLRTLNAPLELVWKVWSDPKHLEKWWGPNGFRNTITHHELKAGGEWIYTMHGPDGTDYPNWMRFDVVEPLTRIAYTHGAMPDDPNAFHGEITFSDAGDNKTAVKLRVTLASGELRDGMFKFSVFEGGDQTLSRWDAYLSNL, from the coding sequence ATGGGAAATCAAAATGCCATCACCTTGGATGTCCAAGAGCAGGCTTTCACACTCACACGCATGTTGGATGCACCCGTCGCAATGGTGTACAAAGCATGGACCGATGCCGAACAATTCTCCCGGTGGTGGGGACCGCATACATTTACCAATCCGCAATGCGAGATTGACCTGAAAGTCGGCGGTAAATTCCTGGTCGTCATGACAAGTCCTGAGGGTGAGGCCAATCCATTCCGCGGCGAATTTTTGGAGATTGTGCCGAATGAGAAGATTGTATTGCGCATGTTCACGGACGATCACACCCAAGCTTGGCACCAAATCGTGAATGCAGCACGCGGCGTGGCACCCGATGCAAAGCCCGCCAATCTTGTGACCACAATACGATTCGAAGCTGAAAATGGAAAAACCAAACTGACGGTCACGCAGTCCTTTGACAACAATGTCGACCGCGATGCGTTCCTGCAATTGGGTTCGGTCATCGGATGGGGGCAAAGTTTTGCCAAAATGGAAAGCTTGCTCGCAACATTGGCCACGGAGCGGGAATTCATTCATCTGCGCACACTCAATGCGCCACTTGAATTGGTTTGGAAGGTTTGGAGCGATCCGAAACACTTGGAAAAATGGTGGGGACCCAATGGATTCCGCAATACCATTACGCACCATGAACTGAAGGCAGGCGGCGAATGGATTTATACGATGCACGGGCCCGACGGCACGGACTACCCCAATTGGATGCGCTTTGACGTTGTCGAGCCGCTCACGCGGATTGCTTATACGCACGGCGCGATGCCAGATGATCCGAATGCATTTCACGGAGAAATCACCTTTTCCGATGCGGGAGACAATAAAACAGCTGTCAAATTGCGGGTGACCCTCGCTTCCGGTGAACTCAGAGATGGCATGTTTAAGTTTAGCGTTTTCGAAGGCGGAGACCAGACTTTGAGCCGGTGGGATGCTTACCTCAGCAATCTGTGA